From the Halobacterium zhouii genome, the window TACACCTCCTTGGCGATCGACACGGCCGAGGCCGTCTTCCCGACGCCTGCCGGCCCTGCGAACAGGAGGTGCGGGAGGTCGTCGCGGGCGACGTAGCTCTCGAGTCGGTCCGTGATGTCCGGGTGGCCGATGACGTCCGCGAGACGCTCGGGTCGGTACTTCTCGACCCAGATCTCCTGTCGGCCAGCCGCGTCGTCTGTCATGTCCGCAGCCAGGGGCCGGGCGTTCATAAAGCGTCCGAACAGTGCGTCTTCGAGCGTAGCGAGAAGACGCAGAATGGCGAACGGCGACCGGAGGGAGCCGTGAGAAGCGAGGCTCCGAACGGAGTGGGGAGCCTCGTTACAGCGAGCGGGGAGCGGAGCGAACCGCGAACAGCGAGAGTGCGAGCGCAGCGAGGACCCTCGGAATAGTGAGCGGGGGATGGAGCGACCCTGGAGCACCAGACGCAGTTTACGGGCACTCGGGAGCCAGCCGCGAGCAACCCCACCGCAAGTGTTGGATGGGAAATATGTTTATGGCGGTGGACGTTGTCAGTGCGGCTATGGCCACCAGTGTCGGGCGTCACGCGCTCGCAGTCACGCTCGTGGTGCTTCTCGCTACGTCGCTGTTCGCTGGCGTCGCTGCCGCCGACCAGCGCACCGGTGACACGATCATCGTCGAGGAGGGCGAGACGGTCACGGGCGGACTCCAGGCTACGGGCGGCACCGTCATCGTGCGCGGTACCGTCGAGGGCGACCTGGAGGCGTTCGCCGGCACGATCGAGATCGCCGAAAGCGGGGTCGTCACCGGTGACGTCACCGCCGTCGGCGGGTCGGTCCGCATCGCCGGTCGCGTGGAGGGTGACGCCCAGCTCGCGAGCGGAACCGTCGTCATCACGGAGTCCGCCGTCGTGACCGGGGACGTCCAGGCGGCCACCGGGTCGTTCACGCTCGACGGTACCGTCCAGGGGTCCGTGCGCGTCGGCGCAGGGACTATCGTGCTCGGCCCGCAGGCCGTCGTCCAGGGTGACCTCGTCTACGACGGCGACCTCACCCGCGCGGAGGGGTCAGCCGTCGGCGGACAGGTGCGTGAGGACTCCAGTCTTGGCGGTGGGTTCGGCGTGCCGTCCATCGCGTCCTGGGTGGTGTCGCTGTACAGCCTGCTCGTCACGCTCCTCGTCGGCGCGCTCCTGTTGCTCGTGCTTCCCGGCACCAGCGCCACCGTCGCCAGAGAGACCGCGAACTCGCCGGTCCGAACCGCCGTCCTCGGTATCCTCGTGCTCGTCGGCGTGCCGCTGCTCGTCGTCGTGTTGTTGCTCACCGTCGTCGGCATCCCCATCGCGTTCGTCGTCGCGTTCCTGTACGCACTCTTGTTGTGGCTCGCGTTCGTCTGGGGGCAGTACGCCATCGGCGCGTGGCTGCTCGGCCTCGCTGACACCGACAGCCGGTGGCTTGCCCTGATCGTCGGTGTGCTCGTCGTCTTCCTGCTCGGCCTCGTGCCGATTCTCGGCGGCATCGTCTCGTTCGTCGTACTCCTGTTCGGTCTCGGCGGCGTCGGGGTCGCCGTCTACCGCGCAGGTCGTCGACGGCGTGAGGACGACACGCTGCGCCGCGAGAACGGAGTCTGACTGCGTCGACACCGCGACCGCACCGCCTAAGGCCGCCTGTCCGCTACTCGGAACCATGCGCGTGACCGTCGAGGTGGTCGGAGCGGACACCCACGAGTTCGACGTGACCGACGAGACGTACGCGGACCTCCTCGAGCGCGTCGACCTCAGCCCCCACGAGGTGTCCGTGATGGTCGACGGACGCCCGGTCCCCGAGAACCAGTCCGTCGACGCCGAACACGTCCGCGTCCTCCGCCTCATCCGGGGTGGGTAGCGTGGCGGACTACTGGGACGCCGACAGCGCGGCGCGCGACCCCACCGTTCGTCGCGCTACCGAAGCAGATCACCTCGACGCGCTGCGGATTCTCGACGCCGCGATGCTCGAGACCGACGCCGACGCGATCCAGGAGCGCATCGACGCCGGAACTGTTCTCGTTGCGGTCGACGGCGAGCGCGTCGTCGGAGCACTCGTCGCCGCCCCCCGAAACAGCGAACTGGACGAGGAACCACGCGACGGTGAACTGGACGAGGAACCACACGACGGTGAACTGGACGAGGAACCACACGACGCCGGTGCACACGTCGATGCAATCGCAGTCCGGCGGCGCCGCCGAGCGAGCGGGATCGGCTCCCGACTGGTCGAGGCCGCCGTGGAGCACTGGACGCCGCTCACGGCCGAGTTCGATCCCGACGTGAAGCCGTTCTACGAGAATCTGGGGTTCGACTGCGAAGCGACGGGAGAGCGGTTCCGAGGCGTGCTGGACTGACAGCGGTCAGACGCGCTCGCGCTCAGATGAGCGGTTCGACCAGGTCGCGGCCCGCGCCGAGCAGCGTCTCGACGCGCTCGGGGCTGTCCGCCTCCGCGTAGACCCGCATCTTCGGCTCCGTCCCAGAGGGCCGGACGAGCAGCCACGTGCCGTCCGCGAGCAAGATCTTGAAGCCGTCCGCGTCGTTCACGCGCTCGACGTCCACGCCCGCGACTGCGTCCGGGAGTCGGTCCGCGAGGTCGTCGAGTACCGCCTGTTTGCGGTCGTCCGGGCAGTCCACGCTCACCTTGTCCTGGTGGATGTCGCCGTGCTCGGCGGTGATGGCGTCGAGGCGCGCGTCGAGGGACTGCTCGCTCGCCGCGGCGCCCGCGAGCAGCGCCATCAGCACGCCGTCCTTCTCCCGGACGTGGCCGCGCATCGTGTAGCCGCCGGACTCCTCGCCGCCGAACAGCGCGTCGTGCTCGCCCATCGCCGCCGCCACCCACTTGAAGCCGACCGGCGTCTCCACCACCTCGCAGTCGTGGGCTTCGGCGAGTCTGTCCACGAGGAACGTCGTCGAGACGGTGCGAACGGCGGGCCCCGAGTCATCCTCGAGCAGGTAGTCGTAGGCGAGCGCGTAGAATCGGTTCCCGTCGAGTACGCCGCGTTCGGGCGTGACCACCGCGACGCGGTCGGCGTCGCCGTCGTTCGCCACGCCGAAGTCCGCGTCGTGCTCCTCGACGGCGTCAGCGAGTCCGCGGAGGTTCTCCTCGTCGGGTTCCGGGGGCGTACCGCCGAACGTGGGGTCGCGCTCGCAGCGCCGGCGAACTACGTCCGCGCCCGCCCGTTCGAGGAGCGCGTCTGTGACGCCGCGCCCGCTCCCGTGCATCGCGTCGTAGACGACCGTCAGCTCCGAGAGGTCCGCATCCACGAGACCGAGGCAGTGTTCGGCGTGAGACTCCACGAAATCCACGTCCCGGACATCGCCGGTCCGCTCGCCGGTCTCGGGTTCCCGCAGGTTCGCCTCGATGGCCTCCGTGACCTCGGGGAGCGCGGGCGCGCCGTCCGAGGGGATGAACTTCACGCCGTTGTACTCCGGCGGGTTGTGGGAGGCCGTGATGACGAGCGCGCCCGCAAGGTCCCGCTCCACGATGGCGTGGGCGACGAGCGGCGTCGGGCAGTCCCGCTCCGGGAGCACCACGTCGAAGCCGTTGATCGCCAGCACGTCTGCGGCGTCCTCCGCGAACCCGCGGGACGTCTCGCGGGCGTCGTAGCCGACCGCGACCGTCTCGCTGCCTCGACTCTCCTCTGCCAGGTGGTCGGCGGCGGCCTGCGCGACCATCCGGACGCGCTCGCTCGTGAACGTGTCGAGCGTGGCGCGCCAGCCGTCGGTCCCGAATGAGATGGCGTCCATGTCCTGAGCGTCGTTGTGTCTCGTGAAAATCTCTGCGGTCCCCCGGACGTGTCGGCGAGCGGACTGAAACGAACTGCCGGAAACGGCGTCGGGGACCGAGAGGCGTTTAACAGAACAGGTCGAAATTGCCGGTAATGACAGATGCGCCGCTCGTCGTCGGCGTCTCCGGCAGTCGCCGCGACGGCAGTCACACACTGAAGGGCATCAAACTCGCGCTCGCCGCCGCCGAGGCCGAGGGCGCGGAGACGGACCTGATCGACCTCGGCGACGTCGACCTGCCGCTGTACCACCCGGACCGCGACGCCGCGGACTCCGGCGACGCGGTCGACCTGTTGGCGCGCGTTCGCGCCGCCGACGCCGTCGTCGTCGGGTCGCCGGTGTACCACGCGAGCTACTCCTCGACGTTCCGGAACTTCCACGACTACTGCGGGTTCGACGAGTACGAGGACACCGTCGTCGGCCTGCTCGTCGTCGCGGGCGGCGGCACCATCGCGTCGACGCTCGACCACATGCGCGTCACGATGCGCGGCGTCCACGCCCACGTCATCCCGGGGCAGGTCGGCGTCCGCAACGCCTCTAGCAAGTTCGAAGCCGACGGCACGATGATCGATTCGGACATCGCGGACCGAATCGACGCGCTCGCCGAGGACGTCGTCGAGGAAGCCCGCATCCGGATGGCAGCGCGCGACCAGACCGAAACGGCGTCGGTGGACGACTGACGCGGGCCGGCGGCTCCCCGCGGCCGACCTCGGGTGTCTCCCTCAGAACAGCCCCTCTTTCTCGGCCCGCGAGAGCTGTTTTATCTCGTGCTCGCGGCGCATCGCCGCCGACTTCGACTCGAAGGACTCCGTGTGCCGCAGTTCGACCGGCGTGCGGCCCCGCGTGTACTTCGCACCGTCGCCCGCGTCGTGTTCCGCGACGCGCCGCTGGACGTCCGTGGTGTACCCCGTGTAGTAGGTGTCGTCGCTGCACTCGAGGACGTAGACGTGGTGCACGAACGGAGTGTTGGCTGCAGCGGAAACGTGTGTTTCGGTAGCGCTCTAGCCGGTCGCGCCGCTGGCGTGGACGCTGATAGAGCGACTGCGTGGACGACGAGCAGAATGGCCGGAGCGAGCGGAAACCCGTACCGAACGTCGAGGCAATCGCTCGCGTGGCGAGCGACCTCCGTTGCCGCGCGGGCGCCGACGGGCAGGGTCGTTTCGCGGTGGCCGGGTTCCGCGGTGGTCGGGGAGTCTATTCAGCGGCGGTCGTGGCGAGTTCGGTCACGCTTCGCGCGCTCGGTTCCGTGACACCTCCGCGATGCCGACGTTGGCCGAGCAGTTCGGACAGGCCAGCAGTCGGCCGTCCTCGTCCGAGAAGACGCGCGCGAAGTTGTCCGAAACGTGGCCATCACAGTAGTCACAGCGTGCCATGTACTGGAGTCGACGGGTCACCGCCGACGGATGTGTTTACCCTTCACACACCTAAATGGGTTTTCCCAAATCTAAACATAATTTGCCCCATGGCGAACGAGAGACGGTTGATGTCGTAATCATCTGGGTCGTAGCTGGGTGGTATCGCGGACGGGGGTTTCAGGGGGTGTGCCGACACTTTACAACTCCTGGTCGTTTTATTCGTTCTCCAATCGAATAGGAACCGAGGGCTACGGGTGGCTGAGGCGGGTGATTATGGGAAGCCTTATAATCAGGGCGGGAAAAACCCGAGTTGTATGGCAGACCTCATCGTCAAGGCCGCTGTGAAGGAAGCACTCGATGACAAGAACGTCGCCTCCGACTTCTACGAGGCGCTCGACGACAAGGTCGAGGATCTCCTCGACGACGCCGCTGGCCGCGCCGAGTCCAACGGTCGCAAGACGGTCCAGCCGCGCGACCTGTAAACTCGGTCGACCTTCTTTCCATTATTTTCCGACGTCCCAGCGACAGCAGTGTTCAGCGTCGCCAGTACGCGTGGCACTGTCGACAGCGACCGCAAAACACGGTCTCGGGCAGGATGCCGCCAGAAATTACGTCTCGCGGATGCGGACGTCGTCGTCCGTGCCGACGTAGACCGCGTCTGCGAGGTCTACGAACAGACCGTGCTCGACGGCGCCGGGGACCGCCGATAGTTCCGACGCGAGCGACGCAGGATCCGAAATCTCGCCGAAACCACAATCCAGTACGAGGTTGCCGTCGTCCGTGACGACCGGGCCGTCCTTGCACTCGGCAGCGCGCAACTCCGGGTCGCCGCCGAGACCGCGGACGGCCTCCTCGACAACCGGGTACGCGTCCGGCAGCACCGCCACCGGTATCGGGTGGTCGAGTGTGTCGGCCTCCTTCGATGGGTCGGCGACGACCACGAAGCGGTCGGCGCTCGCGTCCACCACCTTCTCGCTGGCGTGGGCCGCCCCGCCGCCCTTCACGAGCACCGGCCCCGTCCGGCCGCTCGCGACCTGGTCCGCGCCGTCGATAGCGAGGTCGACCGAGGACTCCTCGAGCGTGGTCAGCGGAATCCCGCAGTCGATGGCGAGCTGGCGGGACTGGAACGACGTCGGCACACCCTCGACGTCGAGTCCTGCGTCGACGGCGTTGCCGAGCGCGCGGACGGCGTACGCGGTCGTACTCCCGGTACCGAGTCCGACGACCATCCCGTCCTCGACTTCCTCGGCAGCGGCCTCACCGGCGAGTTGTTTCGCAGCGTTGCTTCCGCTCGCGTTTTTCATGCGGGAACGGTGGTAATGACTCACCAAAAACCCACGCCCTCGCTCGTCTCACCGTTTCGTTCGTGCCCTACTCTCACCCCTGAGTACCAGTCCCGTACCGTTAGCCTGCCATTAACTATGGGTAGCGAAGTTGTCGGAGGTGGCAATGACGACAGTCGGACGTTCCGTGCAGGCGGACGCGCTCGCCGCAACCGATGCCGCCACGCTCGTGTACGCCCCCGGGTTCGCTCCCGGCCGCGAACGCGCCTGCGAGTCGCTGCTCGAATCCGCCGACGCCGCGCTCGCAATCTCGCTCCGTCGGCAGCCGTCCTCGTGGCTGGACGCCCGTGGCGCCGACGCGATTCCGCCGACGCGATTCGTCGCCACTCACGATCACGCCGACTGCGTGCGAACCGTCTCGTCTCCCGGCGACCTCACGGGTCTCGGCATCGCCGTTTCGGAGTGTCTCGACGCGCTCCCCGAGGACACCACGCCCGGCGTCTGCCTGGACTCGCTCACGACGCTCCTCCAGTACGTCGACGAGTCCCGCGCGTTCCGCTTCCTCCAGGTGCTCGTGAACCGCGTCCGCGCCGCCGGCGGTAGCATCCACTGCCACGTCAACCCGGACGCCCACGACGAACAGGTCTGTGGCTCCTTCGACAGCCTCTTCGACGGCGCCATCACTGTCGACGAGTAGTTCGTTCTCGGAACCGCTCGCTTGCGCTCTGTAAGTGCGAACAGACGGCGAAACGGTTCGTGCGAACCACGCTATCGCAGGCCGGGTTGCCGTGCTCCCGCCTCGGTCGACCTGCGCTGGCTGTCAGTTCATGGCCGGGGTTGGTCCGTCCTCCTACTTGAACCTACGCAGCCAGTAGTGGTCGATAGTAGGGCCAGCCGGTCGAAGCCACTATTCGCCGACTGAGCGGCTCGAAGAGCCCGAAGGAGGCGATTCACTCTGGGAACGTCGCGAGGCGCTACGCGCCTCGGAATGCGCGAGCGGCACGAAGTGCCGTGAGCGAGCGAGCAGAGGCCGACGAGTGACCGCAGGGAGCGAGGAGTGCTTTTAGTGCAGGTTTTGCCGAGTTGAGCGGGATCTGTGGTCCCGCTAACCATGCGAACGGGCGCTACGCGCCCGTGAGCAGACGCGGCCGAAGCCAGGCACGCAGCGCAAAACGTGCGTGTTAGAGTTGCTCTCTGACCGTGTCGGGGTCGTGCGCGAGGCGGAGTGTGCGCGAGCGGCCGCGTCCCTCGAGTTCCTCGTACTCGGCTTCGATGAGGCCGAGTTTGTCGAGTTTGTTCACGATCTCCGTGTAGCGCGTGTAACCGAGGCCGGTCTCGTCGTGGAACGAGTCGTAGACGTCGCCGGCCTGGTCGCCGTCGTTTTCCGCCACTGTCTCCACGAGCGTTCGCTCGTTCTCCGCGAGCGCGCCGAGGCTCCGGGAGAGGTGGATGTGTTTCGCTTCCTCGTAGACGGCGTCGACGTCCTCGGGTTCGACGGTCTTGCTCGCGCGAGATTCGGCGTGCAGGCCGGCGCGACGGAGCACGTCGATGCCGACCCGGAGGTCGCCCGCTTCGTCGGTGAGTTCGGCGACCTTGTCGAGGACGGTCGTGGACACGGCGTCTTCGCGAAAGCCGACGTCGATTCGGTTCTGGAGGATGTCCACTATCTCGCCGAGGTCGTACGCGGGGAAGTACGCCTCCTCTGGTCGGAACACGGACTGCACGCGTCCGTCGAGTTCCTCGATGACGTCGAGGTCGAGGTCCGAGGAGACGACGATGACGCCGACGCGAGCGCCCTCGTGGGCTTCGTGGGCGCGCAGCAGCGAGTACAGCGTGTCGCTGGCTTCGCCCTCGTAGAAGAGGTAGTTCACGTCGTCGAGGGCGACCACCAGCACCTCGTCTTCGTCCGCGATTCGTTCGGCGACCTGCCCGAACAGTTTCTTGAAGGAGATGCCCGACGAGGGCGGTTCGTACTCGAATATCTCCTCGAAGACGCGGGAGAAGACGGCGTACCGCGTGGAGTCGACCTGGCAGTTCACGCGCACCGTCCGCACGCCGGGTTGGTTGCCGAGTTCGCCGTACAGTTTCTGGACGGCGGTGGTCTTCCCGGTGCCGGGCGGCCCGCGCACCATCACGTTCAGCGGGCGTGAGCCGCGGACAGCGGGACGGAGCGCGTACTGCAGGGTCTGGAGTTGTGACTCGCGGTGGTCGAACGCCTCGGGGACGTAGTCGATTTCGAAGACGTGTTCGTCCCGAAAGACGGATTCGTCCCAGCCCAGCATTCCGTCCTCGGGGTCGTCACTCATCACTTTCACCACGCTCGGCTAGGTACTTAACGCTTCGCCACGAGTCCCGAAAACAGCCCGAAAGCGCCCCGAAACCGGAATCGACGGTCAGAACTTCTCGAGCAGTCGACCGTAGAACTCCGTGCCCGACGAATCAGCCAGTTTCTCCACGATGAGTTCGGGCGTCGAGCGCGCGAGGTGGTCCTTGACGGGCGAGCGCTCCACGACGAGTTCGCCGTCCTCCAGGCCCTCCGCGCGGATGCCGTCGACCGCTACGTCGTAGCCACACTGGTCGCGGATTTCGCCCGCGAGGTGGGAGACGAAGACGCCCGACGCGCCGGCCTCGTGGAGCGCTTCGAGGATGCCAGCGATGATCTTCGCTGACGCCCCCGGTTCGGTGATGGATTCGAGTTCGTCCACGAGCACCAGTCGGTCGTTCGCACCAGCCGTCAGCGACGCGAAGTCCTGGAGCGTCGCCTCGAACGCGC encodes:
- a CDS encoding DUF7563 family protein, with amino-acid sequence MARCDYCDGHVSDNFARVFSDEDGRLLACPNCSANVGIAEVSRNRAREA
- the rpiA gene encoding ribose-5-phosphate isomerase RpiA, with translation MKNASGSNAAKQLAGEAAAEEVEDGMVVGLGTGSTTAYAVRALGNAVDAGLDVEGVPTSFQSRQLAIDCGIPLTTLEESSVDLAIDGADQVASGRTGPVLVKGGGAAHASEKVVDASADRFVVVADPSKEADTLDHPIPVAVLPDAYPVVEEAVRGLGGDPELRAAECKDGPVVTDDGNLVLDCGFGEISDPASLASELSAVPGAVEHGLFVDLADAVYVGTDDDVRIRET
- a CDS encoding ORC1-type DNA replication protein gives rise to the protein MSDDPEDGMLGWDESVFRDEHVFEIDYVPEAFDHRESQLQTLQYALRPAVRGSRPLNVMVRGPPGTGKTTAVQKLYGELGNQPGVRTVRVNCQVDSTRYAVFSRVFEEIFEYEPPSSGISFKKLFGQVAERIADEDEVLVVALDDVNYLFYEGEASDTLYSLLRAHEAHEGARVGVIVVSSDLDLDVIEELDGRVQSVFRPEEAYFPAYDLGEIVDILQNRIDVGFREDAVSTTVLDKVAELTDEAGDLRVGIDVLRRAGLHAESRASKTVEPEDVDAVYEEAKHIHLSRSLGALAENERTLVETVAENDGDQAGDVYDSFHDETGLGYTRYTEIVNKLDKLGLIEAEYEELEGRGRSRTLRLAHDPDTVREQL
- the samp2 gene encoding ubiquitin-like small modifier protein SAMP2, translating into MRVTVEVVGADTHEFDVTDETYADLLERVDLSPHEVSVMVDGRPVPENQSVDAEHVRVLRLIRGG
- a CDS encoding NADPH-dependent FMN reductase, with protein sequence MTDAPLVVGVSGSRRDGSHTLKGIKLALAAAEAEGAETDLIDLGDVDLPLYHPDRDAADSGDAVDLLARVRAADAVVVGSPVYHASYSSTFRNFHDYCGFDEYEDTVVGLLVVAGGGTIASTLDHMRVTMRGVHAHVIPGQVGVRNASSKFEADGTMIDSDIADRIDALAEDVVEEARIRMAARDQTETASVDD
- a CDS encoding DUF1931 family protein encodes the protein MADLIVKAAVKEALDDKNVASDFYEALDDKVEDLLDDAAGRAESNGRKTVQPRDL
- a CDS encoding bactofilin family protein, which codes for MATSVGRHALAVTLVVLLATSLFAGVAAADQRTGDTIIVEEGETVTGGLQATGGTVIVRGTVEGDLEAFAGTIEIAESGVVTGDVTAVGGSVRIAGRVEGDAQLASGTVVITESAVVTGDVQAATGSFTLDGTVQGSVRVGAGTIVLGPQAVVQGDLVYDGDLTRAEGSAVGGQVREDSSLGGGFGVPSIASWVVSLYSLLVTLLVGALLLLVLPGTSATVARETANSPVRTAVLGILVLVGVPLLVVVLLLTVVGIPIAFVVAFLYALLLWLAFVWGQYAIGAWLLGLADTDSRWLALIVGVLVVFLLGLVPILGGIVSFVVLLFGLGGVGVAVYRAGRRRREDDTLRRENGV
- a CDS encoding GNAT family N-acetyltransferase, whose amino-acid sequence is MADYWDADSAARDPTVRRATEADHLDALRILDAAMLETDADAIQERIDAGTVLVAVDGERVVGALVAAPRNSELDEEPRDGELDEEPHDGELDEEPHDAGAHVDAIAVRRRRRASGIGSRLVEAAVEHWTPLTAEFDPDVKPFYENLGFDCEATGERFRGVLD
- a CDS encoding GIY-YIG nuclease family protein — its product is MHHVYVLECSDDTYYTGYTTDVQRRVAEHDAGDGAKYTRGRTPVELRHTESFESKSAAMRREHEIKQLSRAEKEGLF
- a CDS encoding phosphoglucomutase/phosphomannomutase family protein, which translates into the protein MDAISFGTDGWRATLDTFTSERVRMVAQAAADHLAEESRGSETVAVGYDARETSRGFAEDAADVLAINGFDVVLPERDCPTPLVAHAIVERDLAGALVITASHNPPEYNGVKFIPSDGAPALPEVTEAIEANLREPETGERTGDVRDVDFVESHAEHCLGLVDADLSELTVVYDAMHGSGRGVTDALLERAGADVVRRRCERDPTFGGTPPEPDEENLRGLADAVEEHDADFGVANDGDADRVAVVTPERGVLDGNRFYALAYDYLLEDDSGPAVRTVSTTFLVDRLAEAHDCEVVETPVGFKWVAAAMGEHDALFGGEESGGYTMRGHVREKDGVLMALLAGAAASEQSLDARLDAITAEHGDIHQDKVSVDCPDDRKQAVLDDLADRLPDAVAGVDVERVNDADGFKILLADGTWLLVRPSGTEPKMRVYAEADSPERVETLLGAGRDLVEPLI
- a CDS encoding DUF7504 family protein → MTTVGRSVQADALAATDAATLVYAPGFAPGRERACESLLESADAALAISLRRQPSSWLDARGADAIPPTRFVATHDHADCVRTVSSPGDLTGLGIAVSECLDALPEDTTPGVCLDSLTTLLQYVDESRAFRFLQVLVNRVRAAGGSIHCHVNPDAHDEQVCGSFDSLFDGAITVDE